The window CGATGTCCGGTCCTTTGCGCACCTTGGTCCCCGCGGTGCGCCTCGGCTCGTCCTTCATGTAGGAGACCGTCTGCCCGTGGGCCATGGCGGCGGTCGAGGCGGACGGCCCGCGCACCGCCATGAGGCGCAGGGAGGTGCCGTCCGCTCCCTGCCAGGAGCAACCGGAGGCGGTTATGAACCGGCGCTCCATCGTGCCGCCGAACAACGTGCGCGTCTGGCCGCTGGTCAGCAGGTCGCACGCCTCGAAGTCGCGGGTGATCAGCTTTGGTGTGGCCGTGGCCGTGGCCGTGGCCGGGCTTGGGGTCGGGTGCGCCGAGTAGGTGGGACGGGACGCGAGCGCGACGCCGAGCAGTTTGATGACGCCCGGGAACAGTTGGGGCACCAGCGCCACTCCCGCCGCCATCGTCAGCACGACCGCGAGCGTGGCGCCCATCACGACCTGGGGGCGGACGCGGCGGGGCGGGCGGCCGGGCTTGGTCCGCCTCCGCCGCGTGGCGATGCCGGTCGTGGCATCGTCCCGCGCGATGGCGTCCAGCCAGTCGGCCGCCTCCTCGGGGGAGCAGCGGCGCGCCGGGTCCTTCTCCAGGATCCCCGCCAGCACGGGCTTGAGCGGCCCGGCCAGCCGGAACGGGGCGGGATCCTGCATCAGCACGGCGGCGAGCACGGCCGCCTGGTTGGAGCCGGCGAACGGCGGGCCGCCCTCCACCGCCGTGTACAGCGTGGCGCCGAGCGACCACAGGTCGGCGAGCGGGCCGTCGGCCTCCCCGCGCAGGCGTTCCGGGGCCATGTAGCCGGGTGA is drawn from Nonomuraea muscovyensis and contains these coding sequences:
- a CDS encoding serine/threonine-protein kinase, with translation MTLLAGRYRLLTQLGQGGMGTVWRAMDELLRQEVAVKEVRLPPDLDEASRAELAERTLREARAAATLRSHPSIVTVHDVVLDGGRPWIVMELVRGRSLDRAVRDDGPLPPRRVAEIGRRMIDALTAAHASGILHRDVKPANVMLTDDGRVLLTDFGIATIAGDAGITQTGMLTGSPGYMAPERLRGEADGPLADLWSLGATLYTAVEGGPPFAGSNQAAVLAAVLMQDPAPFRLAGPLKPVLAGILEKDPARRCSPEEAADWLDAIARDDATTGIATRRRRTKPGRPPRRVRPQVVMGATLAVVLTMAAGVALVPQLFPGVIKLLGVALASRPTYSAHPTPSPATATATATPKLITRDFEACDLLTSGQTRTLFGGTMERRFITASGCSWQGADGTSLRLMAVRGPSASTAAMAHGQTVSYMKDEPRRTAGTKVRKGPDIGDEAYSHTGKSPFSWGGSFYDTKISLRVVNVWVSLDVHARRPGYATADRAAKLIEKALMTYR